In Sorghum bicolor cultivar BTx623 chromosome 10, Sorghum_bicolor_NCBIv3, whole genome shotgun sequence, one genomic interval encodes:
- the LOC8066924 gene encoding aspartyl protease family protein At5g10770 → MVVLPILFLLLGCPTSRAADEELELTVVDVSLLQEPRASCSGHRVMPPHPYNNSWVPLFRPLGPCSPSFKGAAAAAARTKPSLADVLRQDRLRVHHIHRRVSGSSRGARASKGSFKEPVSVEETQLHHQAAISVEVGTSQTSSEPSSGIHPAAATDGSSSPPVTVVLDTAGDVPWMRCVPCTFAQCADYDPTRSSTYSAFPCNSSACKQLGRYANGCDANGQCQYMVVTAGDSFTTSGTYSSDVLTINSGDRVEGFRFGCSQNEQGSFENQADGIMALGRGVQSLMAQTSSTYGDAFSYCLPPTETTKGFFQIGVPIGASYRFVTTPMLKERGGASAAAATLYRALLLAITVDGKELNVPAEVFAAGTVMDSRTIITRLPVTAYGALRAAFRNRMRYRVAPPQEELDTCYDLTGVRYPRLPRIALVFDGNAVVEMDRSGILLNGCLAFASNDDDSSPSILGNVQQQTIQVLHDVGGGRIGFRSAAC, encoded by the exons ATGGTTGTTTTGCCAATATTGTTTCTCTTGTTGGGTTGTCCAACTTCCCGTGCAGCTGATGAAGAACTCGAGCTCACTGTCGTGGACGTGAGCTTGCTGCAGGAACCGCGTGCCAGCTGCTCCGGACACAGGG TGATGCCACCCCACCCCTACAACAACAGCTGGGTGCCGCTGTTTCGTCCTCTCGGCCCGTGCTCGCCGTCGTTCAagggtgcggcggcggcggcggcgaggacgaAGCCGTCGCTGGCCGACGTGCTCCGGCAGGACCGGCTCCGCGTCCACCACATCCATAGAAGGGTGTCCGGCTCCTCCCGCGGTGCGCGCGCGAGCAAGGGCTCCTTCAAGGAGCCCGTGTCTGTCGAGGAAACCCAGCTCCACCACCAGGCCGCCATTTCCGTCGAGGTTGGCACTTCACAGACGAGCTCCGAG cCTAGTAGCGGCATTCATCCGGCGGCGGCCACCGACGGCAGCTCAAGCCCGCCGGTGACGGTGGTGCTGGACACGGCCGGCGACGTGCCGTGGATGCGGTGCGTGCCGTGCACCTTCGCGCAGTGCGCCGACTACGACCCGACGAGGTCGAGCACCTACTCCGCCTTCCCCTGCAACTCCTCCGCGTGCAAGCAGCTCGGCCGCTACGCCAACGGCTGCGACGCCAACGGGCAGTGCCAGTACATGGTCGTCACCGCTGGCGACTCGTTCACCACGTCGGGGACGTACAGCTCCGACGTGCTCACCATCAACTCCGGCGACCGCGTCGAGGGCTTCCGGTTCGGGTGCAGCCAGAACGAGCAGGGCAGCTTCGAGAACCAGGCGGACGGGATCATGGCGCTCGGCCGCGGCGTGCAGTCGCTGATGGCGCAGACGTCGTCCACCTACGGCGACGCCTTCTCCTACTGCCTCCCGCCGACGGAGACCACCAAGGGGTTCTTCCAAATCGGCGTGCCCATCGGCGCGTCCTACAGGTTCGTGACGACGCCGATGCTCAAGGAGCGTGGTggggcgtcggcggcggcggcgacgctgtACCGCGCGCTGCTGCTGGCCATCACCGTCGACGGGAAGGAGCTGAACGTGCCCGCGGAGGTGTTCGCGGCGGGGACGGTGATGGACTCCCGcaccatcatcaccaggctGCCCGTGACGGCGTACGGGGCGCTGCGAGCGGCGTTCAGGAACAGGATGAGGTACCGCGTGGCGCCGCCGCAGGAGGAGCTGGACACCTGCTACGACCTCACCGGCGTCCGCTACCCGAGGCTGCCGAGGATCGCGCTCGTGTTCGATGGGAACGCCGTCGTGGAGATGGACCGGTCGGGGATCCTGCTCAATGGCTGCCTCGCCTTCGCGTCCAACGACGACGACAGCTCGCCGTCCATCCTTGGCAACGTGCAGCAGCAGACGATCCAAGTGCTCCATGACGTCGGCGGCGGGAGGATAGGGTTCCGCAGCGCCGCCTGCTGA